The window TGTCGCTTTTAATGCTTGACCTACTTCAACACTGATTATAGAGGAAGTTAATTCAGATCTTTCCTGTATTTTTATTCCTACATGACCCCTTCTTGTTTGCCTCTTCAGGATCGGAATGCGGGGTCGGGAACTGATGGGCGGCATTGGGAAAACCATGATGCAGAGTGGCGGCACCTTTGGGACATTCATGGCCATCGGAATGGGCATACGATGCTAATCAGGGCAGT is drawn from Microtus ochrogaster isolate Prairie Vole_2 unplaced genomic scaffold, MicOch1.0 UNK4757, whole genome shotgun sequence and contains these coding sequences:
- the Romo1 gene encoding reactive oxygen species modulator 1; this encodes CFDRVKMGFVMGCAVGMAAGALFGTFSCLRIGMRGRELMGGIGKTMMQSGGTFGTFMAIGMGIRC